In Musa acuminata AAA Group cultivar baxijiao chromosome BXJ2-8, Cavendish_Baxijiao_AAA, whole genome shotgun sequence, one genomic interval encodes:
- the LOC135618680 gene encoding plant cysteine oxidase 2-like isoform X3: MGVDGGSADPKGRAELATEKNTYSSKKKKRRQKKPTSTPSAVQRLFETCKEVFAHGGRGFIPSADDVERLRSVLDTLKLTDVGVSPNLPFFHYVVMDGPPPVTYLHLYACSNFSIGIFCLPQAAVIPLHNHPGMTVVSKLLFGSMHIKSYDWVNDPEGSNEKIKSSNVTSCAVLDVLGPPYNDGEGRACSYYKEYVFSSFPGKAIGVSGESKEYAWLEERESKPDDLVVRGAEYRGPKIVGR; this comes from the exons ATGGGGGTCGACGGCGGCTCGGCCGACCCGAAGGGAAGGGCAGAATTGGCGACGGAGAAGAACACGTACTCctccaaaaagaagaagaggcgGCAGAAGAAGCCGACGTCGACGCCGAGTGCCGTGCAGAGGCTTTTTGAGACTTGCAAGGAGGTGTTTGCTCATGGCGGGCGTGGGTTCATCCCGTCGGCGGATGATGTGGAGCGCCTCCGATCCGTTCTTG ATACTCTAAAGCTCACGGATGTTGGTGTAAGCCCAAATCTTCCATTTTTCCACTATGTTGTGATGGATGGGCCTCCTCCTGTGACATATTTGCACCTTTATGCATGCTCCAATTTCTCG ATTGGTATCTTCTGCCTTCCACAAGCAGCTGTTATTCCACTTCACAATCACCCAGGCATGACCGTTGTTAGCAAACTTCTTTTTGGCTCCATGCACATTAAGTCGTACGATTGGGTTAATGACCCTGAAGGCTCAAACGAGAAAATTAAATCCTCAAATG TAACCTCCTGTGCAGTTCTGGATGTCCTTGGACCACCATACAATGACGGCGAAGGAAGGGCTTGCTCTTATTACAAGGAGTATGTGTTCTCAAGCTTTCCGG GCAAAGCAATTGGGGTGTCCGGTGAAAGCAAGGAGTATGCATGGCTGGAGGAGAGGGAGAGCAAGCCCGATGATCTCGTTGTACGTGGTGCGGAGTACAGGGGCCCGAAAATTGTAGGCCGCTGA
- the LOC135618184 gene encoding histone deacetylase 1-like has protein sequence MEGAGGGNSLPSTSGADAVKRRVSYFYDPDVGNYYYGLGHPMKPHRIRMTHALLEKYGLLDRMKVIHPQLARDRDLCAFHTDEYVAFLQSANPETLTNPCVARRFNITDDCPVFYRLFEFCQTYTGASVDAAKELNRSNADIVINWSGGLHHAKRSEASGFCYVNDIVLAILKLLENHDRVLYVDIDIHHGDGVEEAFFTTDRVMTVSFHKFGEYFPGTGHLLDNGYGKGKYYAVNVPLNDGIDDESYHYLFKPIIAKVMEVFNPDAVVLQCGADSLSGDRLGCFNLSVKGHAECVRYLRSFNVPLMLLGGGGYTLRNVARCWCYETAVALHVEVNDKMPDHEYLGYYGPDYNIHVATSNMENKNSRKSLDDIKAKILDNLSKLQHAPSVQFQEWPTDTEIDEEDENQEETNEDLNSDTAKLL, from the exons ATGGAGGGCGCAGGCGGCGGAAACTCGTTGCCGTCGACGTCGGGAGCGGACGCGGTGAAACGGAGGGTTAGCTACTTCTACGACCCGGATGTGGGGAACTACTACTACGGTCTTGGACACCCGATGAAGCCCCACCGGATCCGGATGACCCACGCTCTCCTCGAGAAGTACGGCCTCCTCGACCGCATGAAGGTCATCCATCCCCAGCTCGCCCGCGATCGCGACCTCTGCGCCTTCCACACCGACGAATACGTCGCCTTCCTCCAATCCGCCAATCCCGAGACCCTGACCAACCCCTGCGTCGCCCGCCGCTTCAACATCACCGACGACTGCCCCGTCTTCTACCGGCTCTTCGAGTTCTGCCAGACCTACACCGGCGCCTCCGTCGACGCCGCCAAGGAGCTCAACCGCAGCAACGCCGACATCGTCATCAACTGGTCCGGCGGCCTCCACCACGCCAAGCGCTCCGAGGCCTCCGGCTTCTGCTACGTCAACGATATCGTCCTCGCCATCCTCAAGCTTCTCGAGAATCACGAC CGTGTTCTCTACGTGGACATTGACATCCACCATGGAGATGGTGTCGAGGAGGCTTTCTTCACAACTGATAGAGTAATGACAGTCTCATTCCACAAGTTTGGAGAATATTTTCCTGGGACAGGACATTTACTCGACAATGGCTATGGGAAAGGGAAATATTATGCTGTAAATGTCCCTTTAAATGATGGAATCGATGATGAGAGCTACCATTATCTATTCAAACCTATCATAGCAAAAGTTATGGAAGTTTTCAACCCTGATGCTGTGGTGCTTCAATGTGGTGCCGACTCCTTATCTGGAGACAGGTTGGGTTGTTTCAATCTTTCTGTCAAAGGCCATGCAGAGTGCGTAAGATACCTTCGATCTTTTAATGTGCCACTGATGCTGCTTGGTGGAGGTGGCTATACATTACGTAATGTTGCTCGCTGTTGGTGCTACGAG ACTGCAGTCGCCCTTCATGTTGAAGTGAATGACAAGATGCCTGATCATGAATATCTCGGGTACTATGGCCCAGACTATAACATCCATGTCGCAACAAGTAATATGGAAAATAAGAATTCACGCAAGTCATTGGACGATATAAAAGCCAAGATACTAGATAATCTTTCGAAGCTCCAACATGCTCCGAGTGTGCAATTCCAGGAATGGCCAACTGATACGGAGATTGATGAG GAAGATGAGAATCAGGAGGAGACAAATGAAGATCTTAATTCTGACACAGCCAAATTGCTTTGA
- the LOC135618680 gene encoding plant cysteine oxidase 2-like isoform X1 — protein MGVDGGSADPKGRAELATEKNTYSSKKKKRRQKKPTSTPSAVQRLFETCKEVFAHGGRGFIPSADDVERLRSVLDTLKLTDVGVSPNLPFFHYVVMDGPPPVTYLHLYACSNFSIGIFCLPQAAVIPLHNHPGMTVVSKLLFGSMHIKSYDWVNDPEGSNEKIKSSNGAYLAKVNTDAIFKAPCETSVLYPTTGGNMHCFTAVTSCAVLDVLGPPYNDGEGRACSYYKEYVFSSFPGKAIGVSGESKEYAWLEERESKPDDLVVRGAEYRGPKIVGR, from the exons ATGGGGGTCGACGGCGGCTCGGCCGACCCGAAGGGAAGGGCAGAATTGGCGACGGAGAAGAACACGTACTCctccaaaaagaagaagaggcgGCAGAAGAAGCCGACGTCGACGCCGAGTGCCGTGCAGAGGCTTTTTGAGACTTGCAAGGAGGTGTTTGCTCATGGCGGGCGTGGGTTCATCCCGTCGGCGGATGATGTGGAGCGCCTCCGATCCGTTCTTG ATACTCTAAAGCTCACGGATGTTGGTGTAAGCCCAAATCTTCCATTTTTCCACTATGTTGTGATGGATGGGCCTCCTCCTGTGACATATTTGCACCTTTATGCATGCTCCAATTTCTCG ATTGGTATCTTCTGCCTTCCACAAGCAGCTGTTATTCCACTTCACAATCACCCAGGCATGACCGTTGTTAGCAAACTTCTTTTTGGCTCCATGCACATTAAGTCGTACGATTGGGTTAATGACCCTGAAGGCTCAAACGAGAAAATTAAATCCTCAAATG GTGCATATTTGGCAAAGGTGAACACTGATGCCATCTTTAAGGCACCCTGTGAGACGTCTGTTTTATACCCTACTACTGGAGGTAACATGCATTGTTTTACTGCAGTAACCTCCTGTGCAGTTCTGGATGTCCTTGGACCACCATACAATGACGGCGAAGGAAGGGCTTGCTCTTATTACAAGGAGTATGTGTTCTCAAGCTTTCCGG GCAAAGCAATTGGGGTGTCCGGTGAAAGCAAGGAGTATGCATGGCTGGAGGAGAGGGAGAGCAAGCCCGATGATCTCGTTGTACGTGGTGCGGAGTACAGGGGCCCGAAAATTGTAGGCCGCTGA
- the LOC103993884 gene encoding protein QUIRKY-like, with the protein MSSNPTIHGRRIQQQKQKERASSPLLSPFLLPHQRTRSKRSSASHENMTSLPLPVIRKLAVEVIDARDLLPKDGHGTSSPYVVVEFDGQRKQTHTVPRDLNPQWNERLEFVVADDVSLEDEELNVEVYNDKRMGSPSGARKNHFLGRVRIYGSQFARRGEEGLIYFPLEKRNLLSWIRGEIGLKMYYYDEPISEEGKPEGTDPDQLPAQQHKPEEPKDPPPDLPEPTETAAETQSPPLVSVVVVAESPPPTAHGQDDMAVPPSPETTPVEAYPPEMRKSQTSAFTERVRASSRRPMGGDYRPRVVSGRFVSHSEAGGGNHDRFPPPVYDLVEPMQYLFVRIVKARGLRPCHSPHVKIRTGPIAGQSLPARDSGAGCPEWNQVFALSQCKPESTLEISVWEDGPNEAFLGGVCFNLTDVPVRDQPDGPLAPQWYKLEGASDDAPVTGDIMVAVWIGTQADESFAESWNSDAPYVSYAYTRSKVYQSPKMWYLRAYVIEAQDLRLPSAAPLPPGVPHNVRVKIHLGFQSAMTRRPIAVSSSSSSLSWMEDLMFVASEPLSNHEMIVEVEDRSTKEPEPLGYAVVPVVSVEQRLDERQAVASRWFNLESTATRECGAAPGGGYRGRIHLRLCLEGGYHVLDEAAHVCSDFRPTAKQLWKPAVGVLELGILGARGLIPMKTRGAGGGGAKGSTDAYCVAKYGKKWVRTRTITDSFDPRWNEQYTWQVYDPCTVLTIGVFDNWRMFDAAGNRQDYRIGKVRIRVSTLESNRVYTASYPLLRLLPSGVKKMGEVQLAVRFACAGLLPDTCAMYAQPMLPRMHHLRPLGVLQQDVLRVSAIILVSEWLERSEPPLGQEVVRYMLDVNWHSWSNRRSKANWFRIMGVIDWAFGLARWIDDIRRWRNPTTTVLVHVLYLVLVWYPELVVPTASLYVFLIGAWYSRFRPRAPAGMDVRLSQADMVDAEDLDEEFDPVPSTKPAEVVRARYDRLRILAARVQRLLGDLAAQGERVQALVSWRDPRATKLFIGACLAVALVFYVVPPKMIAVALGFYFLRHPMFRDPMPPASLNFFRRLPSLSDRIL; encoded by the coding sequence ATGTCAAGCAACCCAACCATCCATGGTAGAAGAATCCAGCAGCAAAAGCAAAAGGAGAGAGCATCCTCGCCTCTCCTTTCGCCTTTCCTCCTCCCTCATCAGAGAACAAGAAGCAAGAGATCCTCTGCCTCACATGAGAACATGACGAGCCTACCGCTTCCGGTCATCCGCAAGCTCgccgtcgaggtcatcgacgcCCGTGACCTCCTCCCCAAGGACGGCCACGGCACCTCCAGCCCCTACGTCGTCGTAGAATTCGACGGCCAGCGGAAGCAAACCCACACCGTGCCGCGCGACCTCAACCCGCAGTGGAATGAGCGCCTGGAGTTCGTCGTCGCCGACGACGTTTCCTTGGAGGACGAGGAGCTCAACGTGGAGGTCTACAACGACAAGCGGATGGGAAGCCCGAGTGGCGCCCGCAAGAACCACTTCCTCGGCCGCGTCCGGATCTACGGCTCCCAGTTTGCCCGCCGCGGGGAGGAGGGGTTGATCTACTTCCCGCTGGAGAAGCGGAACCTCCTCAGCTGGATCCGGGGCGAGATCGGCCTAAAGATGTATTATTACGATGAGCCGATCTCTGAGGAAGGGAAGCCCGAAGGAACTGATCCCGACCAGCTCCCCGCCCAGCAGCACAAACCGGAGGAGCCCAAGGATCCCCCCCCCGATCTCCCTGAGCCCACGGAGACCGCCGCGGAGACGCAGTCCCCGCCGCTGGTCtccgtggtggtggtggcggaatCGCCGCCCCCGACGGCGCACGGTCAGGACGACATGGCGGTGCCTCCGTCGCCGGAGACCACACCGGTGGAGGCTTATCCGCCGGAGATGCGCAAGTCGCAGACGTCGGCGTTCACGGAGAGGGTCCGGGCGTCCAGCAGGAGACCCATGGGCGGGGACTATCGACCGAGGGTCGTGTCAGGGCGGTTCGTCTCCCACAGCGAGGCCGGCGGCGGGAACCACGACCGGTTTCCGCCACCGGTCTACGACCTGGTGGAGCCGATGCAGTACCTTTTCGTGCGCATCGTGAAGGCCCGGGGCCTCCGCCCATGCCACAGCCCGCACGTGAAGATCCGGACGGGGCCGATCGCTGGCCAGTCCTTGCCAGCGCGGGACAGCGGTGCCGGCTGCCCGGAATGGAACCAGGTGTTCGCGCTGAGCCAGTGCAAGCCGGAGTCGACGCTGGAGATCTCGGTGTGGGAGGACGGGCCCAACGAGGCGTTCCTGGGCGGCGTGTGCTTCAACCTGACGGACGTGCCGGTCCGAGACCAGCCGGACGGCCCGCTCGCCCCGCAGTGGTACAAGCTCGAGGGCGCTAGCGATGACGCGCCGGTCACGGGCGACATCATGGTGGCGGTTTGGATCGGGACCCAGGCGGACGAGTCGTTCGCCGAGTCATGGAACTCGGACGCGCCGTACGTGAGCTACGCCTACACCCGGTCCAAGGTCTACCAGTCGCCCAAGATGTGGTACCTCCGGGCCTACGTCATCGAGGCGCAGGACCTGCGTCTTCCGTCCGCCGCGCCGCTGCCGCCCGGCGTGCCGCACAACGTGCGCGTCAAGATCCATCTGGGTTTCCAGTCCGCGATGACTCGGCGGCCTATCGCCGTGAGCAGCAGCTCGTCGTCCTTATCGTGGATGGAGGACCTCATGTTCGTGGCGTCCGAGCCCCTCAGTAACCACGAGATGATCGTGGAGGTCGAGGACCGGTCGACCAAGGAGCCGGAGCCGCTGGGGTACGCGGTGGTGCCGGTGGTCTCGGTGGAGCAGCGACTGGACGAACGGCAGGCGGTGGCGTCACGGTGGTTCAACCTGGAGTCGACGGCCACGAGGGAGTGCGGAGCGGCGCCCGGCGGCGGCTACCGCGGCCGGATCCACCTCCGACTTTGCTTGGAGGGTGGCTACCACGTGCTGGACGAGGCGGCGCACGTGTGCAGCGACTTCCGGCCGACGGCGAAGCAGCTATGGAAGCCGGCGGTAGGGGTGCTGGAGCTCGGCATCCTGGGGGCTCGCGGCCTGATTCCCATGAAGACCAGGGGCGCCGGCGGGGGCGGCGCCAAGGGCTCCACCGACGCCTACTGCGTCGCCAAGTACGGTAAGAAATGGGTACGGACGCGTACCATCACCGACAGCTTCGACCCGCGCTGGAACGAGCAGTACACTTGGCAGGTGTACGACCCTTGCACGGTCCTCACCATCGGCGTGTTCGACAACTGGCGCATGTTCGACGCAGCGGGCAACCGGCAAGACTACCGGATCGGCAAGGTCCGGATCCGGGTGTCCACCCTGGAGAGCAACCGGGTGTACACCGCCTCGTACCCGCTGTTGCGGCTTCTGCCGTCCGGGGTCAAAAAGATGGGGGAGGTGCAGCTGGCCGTCCGCTTCGCGTGCGCCGGTCTGCTCCCGGACACCTGCGCAATGTACGCGCAGCCGATGCTCCCCCGGATGCACCACCTACGACCCCTCGGCGTGTTGCAGCAGGATGTGCTGCGGGTGTCGGCGATCATATTGGTGAGCGAGTGGCTAGAGCGGTCGGAGCCGCCGCTGGGGCAGGAGGTGGTGCGGTACATGCTCGACGTGAACTGGCACTCGTGGAGCAACCGACGGAGCAAGGCCAATTGGTTCCGGATAATGGGCGTCATCGACTGGGCCTTCGGGCTGGCGCGGTGGATCGACGACATCCGGCGGTGGCGGAACCCAACCACCACGGTGCTGGTGCACGTGCTGTACCTGGTGCTGGTGTGGTACCCGGAGCTGGTGGTGCCCACGGCATCGCTCTACGTGTTCCTCATCGGGGCGTGGTACTCCCGCTTCCGGCCGCGGGCGCCCGCGGGGATGGACGTGCGGCTGTCGCAGGCGGACATGGTGGATGCGGAAGACCTGGACGAGGAGTTCGACCCAGTGCCGAGCACGAAGCCGGCGGAGGTGGTGAGGGCGCGATACGACCGGCTGAGGATACTGGCGGCGCGGGTGCAGAGGCTGCTGGGGGACTTGGCGGCGCAGGGGGAGCGGGTGCAGGCGCTGGTAAGCTGGAGGGACCCCCGGGCGACGAAGCTCTTCATCGGGGCGTGCCTAGCGGTGGCGCTGGTGTTCTACGTGGTGCCACCCAAGATGATCGCGGTAGCGCTCGGCTTCTACTTCCTGCGCCACCCCATGTTCCGGGACCCCATGCCGCCGGCCAGCCTGAACTTTTTCCGCCGCCTCCCCAGCTTGTCCGATCGGATTCTGTAG
- the LOC135618680 gene encoding plant cysteine oxidase 2-like isoform X2: MGVDGGSADPKGRAELATEKNTYSSKKKKRRQKKPTSTPSAVQRLFETCKEVFAHGGRGFIPSADDVERLRSVLDTLKLTDVGVSPNLPFFHYVVMDGPPPVTYLHLYACSNFSIGIFCLPQAAVIPLHNHPGMTVVSKLLFGSMHIKSYDWVNDPEGSNEKIKSSNGAYLAKVNTDAIFKAPCETSVLYPTTGGNMHCFTAVTSCAVLDVLGPPYNDGEGRACSYYKEYVFSSFPGHRSPVD, encoded by the exons ATGGGGGTCGACGGCGGCTCGGCCGACCCGAAGGGAAGGGCAGAATTGGCGACGGAGAAGAACACGTACTCctccaaaaagaagaagaggcgGCAGAAGAAGCCGACGTCGACGCCGAGTGCCGTGCAGAGGCTTTTTGAGACTTGCAAGGAGGTGTTTGCTCATGGCGGGCGTGGGTTCATCCCGTCGGCGGATGATGTGGAGCGCCTCCGATCCGTTCTTG ATACTCTAAAGCTCACGGATGTTGGTGTAAGCCCAAATCTTCCATTTTTCCACTATGTTGTGATGGATGGGCCTCCTCCTGTGACATATTTGCACCTTTATGCATGCTCCAATTTCTCG ATTGGTATCTTCTGCCTTCCACAAGCAGCTGTTATTCCACTTCACAATCACCCAGGCATGACCGTTGTTAGCAAACTTCTTTTTGGCTCCATGCACATTAAGTCGTACGATTGGGTTAATGACCCTGAAGGCTCAAACGAGAAAATTAAATCCTCAAATG GTGCATATTTGGCAAAGGTGAACACTGATGCCATCTTTAAGGCACCCTGTGAGACGTCTGTTTTATACCCTACTACTGGAGGTAACATGCATTGTTTTACTGCAGTAACCTCCTGTGCAGTTCTGGATGTCCTTGGACCACCATACAATGACGGCGAAGGAAGGGCTTGCTCTTATTACAAGGAGTATGTGTTCTCAAGCTTTCCGG GTCATAGGTCTCCAGTTGACTAG